DNA from Polyangiaceae bacterium:
CCAACGCCAACACCGACGGCTACGTGCGGCGCGAAGCCATTCTGCAAAACGTAGTGCTCGGCACGCAAACCTACGGCGGAGTCGAGGCTGCGGGGCTTCGACGCGTGACGGACCAGTACCTGGATCGCCGAGTACTCGCCGCGGCGAGCTTGGCCTCCGCTGCCTCGGAGCAGGACGGGCAGCTGGCACGCGTCGAACCCTTGCTCAACGACTTCTCGGGTACGGGCTTGGGCACGGCGCTGGACCAGTTGTTCGGCGCCTTCGACGGCGTCGCTAGCAATCCATCGGACCCCACCGCGCGCGTCAACGTCCTTCAACGAGCCGAACAGCTCTCGGCTCACTTGCGAGAGATCGCCGACGGCATCGCATCCGCGCGAGAAGAACAGCTGAGCCGCGGCCGCGCCGTCGTCGAACAGATCAATCAGAAGGCGACGGAGATCGCCGAGCTCAATCGTCAGATCTCGCTAGCCGAAGCGGCAGGCAAGGACGCCGCGGATCTACGCGATCGACTCAATCAGATGTTGCTTGGGCTATCGACTCAGGTCGATGTCCGCACTTTCACCGACGGCGAGGGCAACACCGTGGTGCAAGCCGCGGGCACCACCTTGGTCGAGGGCGAGCATGCGCGGTCGCTTTCCATCGACTTGGCCGGCGACGGCAGCATCCGTCTGTTCGCGCAGAACGGCGCGACGCCCGGGACGGAGGTCACCAAGTACCTGTCTGGCGGCGCGCTGGCCGGCCTGGTCGAGGCGCGCGATGTGGATCTCAAGGCGACCGCGGACCGCCTGGACCAATTCGCTTTCGACCTGGCGACCGCCGTGAACGCGCAGCACGCTGCCGGCTTCGGCCTGGACGGCGTCAGCGGCCGTCCCCTGTTCCAAGTCTCGGGCACCGTGGCCGGCGCCGCTCGCAGCATCGCAGTCGACCCCTCGATC
Protein-coding regions in this window:
- the flgK gene encoding flagellar hook-associated protein FlgK is translated as MATLSQLLYTARDALTAQSYGLGVAGQNVANANTDGYVRREAILQNVVLGTQTYGGVEAAGLRRVTDQYLDRRVLAAASLASAASEQDGQLARVEPLLNDFSGTGLGTALDQLFGAFDGVASNPSDPTARVNVLQRAEQLSAHLREIADGIASAREEQLSRGRAVVEQINQKATEIAELNRQISLAEAAGKDAADLRDRLNQMLLGLSTQVDVRTFTDGEGNTVVQAAGTTLVEGEHARSLSIDLAGDGSIRLFAQNGATPGTEVTKYLSGGALAGLVEARDVDLKATADRLDQFAFDLATAVNAQHAAGFGLDGVSGRPLFQVSGTVAGAARSIAVDPSIAGQPDRVAASDSAAEIPGGSGNMTLLSALASSKAASSGTRTFSEAYSDIIGDFATRRASAASEGQLRQDVLTQVQTLQQSESGVSLDEEMVSLTRYQRAYEAAAKVLSTVDELLRELLAKIGS